In Etheostoma cragini isolate CJK2018 chromosome 9, CSU_Ecrag_1.0, whole genome shotgun sequence, the following are encoded in one genomic region:
- the nek1 gene encoding serine/threonine-protein kinase Nek1 isoform X2, whose translation MDKYEKVKKIGEGSFGKAILVKSKEDGRQYVIKEIGISAMPSKERQESRKEVAVLANMSHPNIVQYKESFEEGGCLYIVMDYCEGGDLFKKINSQKGVLFPEEQILDWFVQICLALKHVHDRKILHRDIKSQNIFLTKAGTVQLGDFGIARVLNSTVELARTCIGTPYYLSPEICENKPYNNKSDIWALGCVLYEMCTLKHAFEAGNMKNLVLKIIRGSYPPVSVHYSQELRSLLGLLFKRSPRERPSVSSILDKPFLTCRIERFLTPQIIAQEFCHTFLHKQPKMGVVQGPPAKRPAPGSIPLTPAQKITKPASKYGVPLTVRKVSDAAKKPASRKLGVKHKAAPLPAAPQRRVSQVEQERKKHEDGIRKKRMELTAKERKQREQMFLLNAEQMKRYEKEKINRINQAREQGWKHVLSSSGGSSPERKCFVGAGKRAVPSSVQGPTPACLPSKTPYEHYHAALDQMAKPQPKVISREGSSAGPGSPIRGVPAAAGPVLTNGQARLLNPSIIKRELQRLQHVSKPAHVSRPRGHAAAGRAYQVEEFLQRKREAMLNKVRAEGQLGTRQNLAAIYGSRAGSIWCRRPKANKEEEEYLSRLRQIRLQNFNERQQIKARLRGEKYDSDGSDSQESSEEAELRRKKIEALKAQANARAAVLREQLEKKRKEAFEREKRAWEDHLAARGVKVGMAAGNVEAVAAVAAVSPTSDSPLPQTSPSQPDPAAKAPVLPATKPSTPAISMTAALKNVGAMTPLKETLAEPETDTVIQSEKKQILRRLNQNLKAQSPVEELEKSLPVPAEPIPPPHQNQSNTEKCPSSNGDRKKWDAAELPVLPVAQQTLEETITIATTSAPSEYRPSSGEDRKKWEAGGVPLVLSVAQQTLEETCIRTIEQTVGEVIPMGRLQDEAPRKVWRASPDSQVLRLLQEAELQPLTQQLESVNIWGEEFSSPDKPSMTAAAEILKMPKEALPSKPTPPARVPSPEVQRESEDSTEASHQEMSVAGAVERVTLPPNLTEIQDPADMESLVLEETPKQASQPPAGVQQAWEHEAQQPMPPEGGTTLAATKDVEKSAEKPTESSGFTQSEEPMFIKLCSPAHRRTAALALLSAQSSMDESSSSLASRSRSVSPLRSKHHNALLIGLSTGMFDANNPKMLRTCSLPDLSRLFSPQQDSAGASDAIVAPDNLEIEDLEDAAKDDDQSETEDAYEDEDLRDIRASMERLLQEEGDLMRNTPEVGAGDFNGNRPDSEDQVLFNRIAAEIDQDNNQMAVDDDDDDNDEEEEEEEEEEGEEEEDDEDEECSNGSPGDEEAEELLTNGVGEGTHSNNSLLNEEWQSDGSGEDQGGEAAHHDSIFSRLEELRFNLEQQMGFEKFIEAYNKIKAMHEDEDENIDLGSSFVLSILGTEHQHLYPNILHLVMADGAYQEDNDDE comes from the exons ATGGACAAGTACGAAAAGGTGAAGAAAATTGGGGAAGGTTCGTTTGGAAAGGCCATCCTAGTCAAATCCAAAGAAGATGGACGCCAATATGTCATCAAGGAGATTGGCATATCTGCA atGCCAAGTAAAGAGAGGCAGGAATCTCGGAAAGAGGTAGCTGTTCTTGCCAACATGAGTCATCCCAACATTGTCCAGTACAAGGAGTCCTTTGAAG AGGGGGGCTGCCTGTACATTGTAATGGATTACTGTGAGGGTGGAGATCTCTTCAAGAAGATCAACTCTCAGAAGGGAGTACTGTTCCCAGAAGAGCAA ATCTTGGATTGGTTTGTGCAGATTTGCCTGGCACTGAAGCATGTGCATGATCGTAAAATCCTCCACAGGGACATCAAATCACAG aacatatttttgacaaaagCTGGGACTGTACAGCTTGGAGACTTTGGAATTGCACGGGTGTTGAACAG CACTGTAGAACTCGCAAGAACGTGTATAGGCACACCATATTACCTATCACCAGAAATCTGCGAAAATAAACCgtacaacaacaaaag TGATATTTGGGCCCTAGGGTGTGTCCTATATGAAATGTGCACTCTAAAGCATGCA TTTGAGGCTGGCAACATGAAGAACCTAGTTCTGAAGATCATCCGTGGCTCATACCCTCCCGTGTCTGTTCACTACTCCCAAGAACTGCGCTCTCTCTTGGGACTGTTGTTCAAACGCAGCCCGAGAGAGAGGCCCTCAGTCAGCAGCATACTGGACAAACCTTTCCTGACCTGTAGGATAGAGAGGTTCCTTACACCACAG ATCATTGCTCAGGAATTCTGCCATACTTTTCTTCACAAGCAGCCTAAAATGGGTGTGGTGCAGGGGCCACCAG CTAAGCGTCCCGCCCCTGGCTCCATACCACTCACTCCAGCCCAGAAGATTACCAAACCAGCCAGCAAATATGGAGTGCCTTTAACTGTGAGGAAGGTGTCTGatgcagccaaaaagccagcATCGAGGAAACTAGGTGTAAAGCATAAAGCG GCCCCTCTCCCAGCAGCCCCCCAGAGAAGAGTGAGTCAAGTGGAgcaagagaggaaaaaacatgaG GATGGCATCCGAAAGAAAAGGATGGAGCTGACCGCGAAAGAACGAAAACAGAGAGAGCAG ATGTTCCTGTTGAACGCGGAGCAAATGAAGAGAtatgaaaaggaaaag ATCAATCGTATAAACCAAGCCAGAGAACAAGGCTGGAAGCATGTTTTGAGTTCTAGTGGAGGCAGCAGCCCAGAGAGGAAG TGTTTTGTTGGTGCTGGAAAGAGGGCTGTCCCAAGCTCTGTTCAGGGTCCTACTCCAGCCTGTCTTCCAAGTAAAACCCCATACGAACACTACCATGCTGCGCTGGACCAAATGGCTAAACCACAGCCTAAAGTCATCAGCAGAGAGGGATCCTCAGCGGGACCAGGCAGTCCCATTCG AGGTGTACCGGCTGCTGCTGGCCCAGTGCTGACCAATGGCCAGGCTCGACTCCTAAACCCCAGTATAATCAAGAGGGAACTGCAGAGGCTGCAGCATGTATCTAAACCAGCCCATGTTAGTAG GCCGCGTGGTCATGCTGCTGCTGGACGAGCCTATCAAGTTGAGGAGTTTTTACAGCGTAAGAGAGAAGCCATGCTCAACAAAGTTCGCGCTGAGGGACAGCTG GGTACTCGTCAAAACCTGGCAGCAATCTATGGAAGCCGGGCTGGTTCGATTTGGTGCAGGAGACCCAAAGCcaacaaagaggaggag GAGTACTTGTCGAGACTGAGGCAGATCCGCTTGCAGAACTTCAATGAGCGTCAGCAGATCAAAGCCAGACTCAGAGGAGAGAAG tATGACAGTGATGGTTCTGACAGCCAGGAGTCGAGCGAGGAAGCAGAGCTCAGGAGAAAGAAGATAGAAGCTTTAAAA GCCCAAGCAAATGCACGTGCTGCTGTTCTGAGAGAGCAActagagaagaagaggaaagaagcatttgagagagaaaagagagccTGGGAGGACCAT CTTGCAGCTCGGGGGGTGAAGGTTGGCATGGCAGCAGGCAACGTAGAGGCGGtggcagcagtagcagcagtatCTCCTACCTCTGACAGTCCACTTCCACAGACCAGTCCCTCTCAGCCAGACCCAGCTGCCAAAGCTCCAGTCCTGCCTGCAACCAAACCCTCCACTCCAGCTATATCTATGACCGCTGCCCTGAAGAATGTCGGAGCA ATGACTCCACTAAAAGAAACGTTGGCCGAGCCTGAGACTGATACTGTCATCCAG AGTGAGAAAAAGCAAATTCTACGCAGACTTAACCAGAACCTAAAAGCCCAGAGCCcagtggaggagctggagaagtCACTGCCAGTCCCTGCAGAACCAATTCCCCCTCCCCACCAGAACCAGTCCAACACAGAGAAATGCCCCTCTTCAAACGGAGACCGGAAGAAGTGGGATGCAGCAGAACTGCCTGTACTTCCTGTGGCTCAGCAAACCTTAGAGGAAACCATAACTATAGCAA CTACCTCAGCGCCCTCGGAATATCGACCATCCTCTGGTGAAGACCGGAAGAAATGGGAGGCAGGAGGAGTTCCACTTGTCCTCTCTGTAGCCCAACAAACACTGGAGGAGACATGCATCAGGACCATCG AGCAAACCGTGGGTGAAGTTATACCGATGGGTAGGCTACAGGATGAAGCTCCTAGGAAGGTGTGGAGAGCAAGTCCAGACTCTCAGGTGCTAAGACTACTTCAGGAAGCAGAGCTTCAGCCTCTCACCCAGCAGCTGGAGAGTGTCAACATCTGGGGGGAAGAGTTTTCCAGCCCTG ATAAGCCAAGCATGACAGCAGCAGCTGAGATTTTGAAGATGCCTAAAGAAGCTTTGCCTTCTAAGCCAACACCGCCTGCTAGGGTTCCAAGTCCAGAGGTCCAGAGGGAGAGTGAGGACTCCACAGAGGCCTCGCATCAGGAAATGTCTGTGGCCGGTGCTGTAGAAAGAGTGACACTGCCACCCAACCTCACTGAGATTCAGG ATCCAGCAGACATGGAGTCCCTGGTTTTGGAAGAGACACCTAAACAGGCCTCACAACCCCCAGCTGGTGTGCAGCAGGCATGGGAGCATGAAGCCCAGCAGCCAAT GCCACCAGAGGGTGGTACAACACTAGCAGCCACTAAGGATGTTGAGAAAAGTGCAGAGAAACCAACTGAATCTTCTG GTTTCACACAAAGTGAGGAGCCCATGTTTATAAAGTTGTGTTCCCCGGCCCACCGACGCACTGCTGCCCTTGCACTCCTCTCAGCCCAGTCTTCCATGGATgaatcctcctcctctctggccTCTCGCTCACGCTCGGTCTCTCCTTTGCGCTCCAAACACCACAACGCCCTCCTCATTGGTCTCTCAACGGGAATGTTTGATGCCAATAACCCCAAG ATGCTGCGGACATGCTCTCTCCCAGACCTCAGTCGTCTCTTCAGCCCTCAGCAGGACTCTGCAGGGGCGAGTGATGCTATTGTTGCCCCAGACAACTTGGAAATCGAGGACCTGGAGGATGCAGCTAAAGATGACGACCAGTCAGAGACCGAAGA TGCATATGAGGATGAAGACTTGCGGGACATTCGGGCCTCTATGGAGAGACTGCTCCAAGAAGAGGGCGACCTAATGAGGAACACTCCAGAGGTTGGTGCAGGAGACTTTAATGGGAACCGCCCAGACAGCGAAGACCAAGTACTGTTCAACAGGATAGCAGCTGAGATCGATCAGGACAACAATCAGATGGCTGTAGATGATGACGACGACGACAacgatgaagaggaggaggaagaggaggaagaagaaggcgaggaggaggaggatgatgaggatgaggaatGCTCTAATGGGAGTCCTGGCGATGAGGAAGCAGAGGAGCTGCTCACTAACGGTGTGGGAGAGGGTACCCACAGTAATAACAGCCTGCTCAATGAGGAGTGGCAGTCAG ATGGCAGCGGAGAGGACCAGGGCGGAGAGGCTGCGCATCATGACAGCATCTTCAGTCGTCTGGAAGAACTTCGCTTCAATCTGGAGCAGCAGATGGGCTTTGAGAAGTTCATCGAGGCTTACAATAAGATTAAG GCTATGCATGAAGACGAAGATGAGAATATTGACCTGGGCTCCAGTTTTGTCTTAAGCATTCTGGGAACTGAGCACCAACATCTGTATCCCAACATCCTTCATCTAGTGATGGCAGATGGCGCATACCAAGAAG
- the nek1 gene encoding serine/threonine-protein kinase Nek1 isoform X4 produces MDKYEKVKKIGEGSFGKAILVKSKEDGRQYVIKEIGISAMPSKERQESRKEVAVLANMSHPNIVQYKESFEEGGCLYIVMDYCEGGDLFKKINSQKGVLFPEEQILDWFVQICLALKHVHDRKILHRDIKSQNIFLTKAGTVQLGDFGIARVLNSTVELARTCIGTPYYLSPEICENKPYNNKSDIWALGCVLYEMCTLKHAFEAGNMKNLVLKIIRGSYPPVSVHYSQELRSLLGLLFKRSPRERPSVSSILDKPFLTCRIERFLTPQIIAQEFCHTFLHKQPKMGVVQGPPAKRPAPGSIPLTPAQKITKPASKYGVPLTVRKVSDAAKKPASRKLGVKHKADGIRKKRMELTAKERKQREQMFLLNAEQMKRYEKEKINRINQAREQGWKHVLSSSGGSSPERKCFVGAGKRAVPSSVQGPTPACLPSKTPYEHYHAALDQMAKPQPKVISREGSSAGPGSPIRGVPAAAGPVLTNGQARLLNPSIIKRELQRLQHVSKPAHVSRPRGHAAAGRAYQVEEFLQRKREAMLNKVRAEGQLGTRQNLAAIYGSRAGSIWCRRPKANKEEEEYLSRLRQIRLQNFNERQQIKARLRGEKYDSDGSDSQESSEEAELRRKKIEALKAQANARAAVLREQLEKKRKEAFEREKRAWEDHLAARGVKVGMAAGNVEAVAAVAAVSPTSDSPLPQTSPSQPDPAAKAPVLPATKPSTPAISMTAALKNVGAMTPLKETLAEPETDTVIQSEKKQILRRLNQNLKAQSPVEELEKSLPVPAEPIPPPHQNQSNTEKCPSSNGDRKKWDAAELPVLPVAQQTLEETITIATTSAPSEYRPSSGEDRKKWEAGGVPLVLSVAQQTLEETCIRTIEQTVGEVIPMGRLQDEAPRKVWRASPDSQVLRLLQEAELQPLTQQLESVNIWGEEFSSPDKPSMTAAAEILKMPKEALPSKPTPPARVPSPEVQRESEDSTEASHQEMSVAGAVERVTLPPNLTEIQDPADMESLVLEETPKQASQPPAGVQQAWEHEAQQPMPPEGGTTLAATKDVEKSAEKPTESSGFTQSEEPMFIKLCSPAHRRTAALALLSAQSSMDESSSSLASRSRSVSPLRSKHHNALLIGLSTGMFDANNPKMLRTCSLPDLSRLFSPQQDSAGASDAIVAPDNLEIEDLEDAAKDDDQSETEDAYEDEDLRDIRASMERLLQEEGDLMRNTPEVGAGDFNGNRPDSEDQVLFNRIAAEIDQDNNQMAVDDDDDDNDEEEEEEEEEEGEEEEDDEDEECSNGSPGDEEAEELLTNGVGEGTHSNNSLLNEEWQSDGSGEDQGGEAAHHDSIFSRLEELRFNLEQQMGFEKFIEAYNKIKAMHEDEDENIDLGSSFVLSILGTEHQHLYPNILHLVMADGAYQEDNDDE; encoded by the exons ATGGACAAGTACGAAAAGGTGAAGAAAATTGGGGAAGGTTCGTTTGGAAAGGCCATCCTAGTCAAATCCAAAGAAGATGGACGCCAATATGTCATCAAGGAGATTGGCATATCTGCA atGCCAAGTAAAGAGAGGCAGGAATCTCGGAAAGAGGTAGCTGTTCTTGCCAACATGAGTCATCCCAACATTGTCCAGTACAAGGAGTCCTTTGAAG AGGGGGGCTGCCTGTACATTGTAATGGATTACTGTGAGGGTGGAGATCTCTTCAAGAAGATCAACTCTCAGAAGGGAGTACTGTTCCCAGAAGAGCAA ATCTTGGATTGGTTTGTGCAGATTTGCCTGGCACTGAAGCATGTGCATGATCGTAAAATCCTCCACAGGGACATCAAATCACAG aacatatttttgacaaaagCTGGGACTGTACAGCTTGGAGACTTTGGAATTGCACGGGTGTTGAACAG CACTGTAGAACTCGCAAGAACGTGTATAGGCACACCATATTACCTATCACCAGAAATCTGCGAAAATAAACCgtacaacaacaaaag TGATATTTGGGCCCTAGGGTGTGTCCTATATGAAATGTGCACTCTAAAGCATGCA TTTGAGGCTGGCAACATGAAGAACCTAGTTCTGAAGATCATCCGTGGCTCATACCCTCCCGTGTCTGTTCACTACTCCCAAGAACTGCGCTCTCTCTTGGGACTGTTGTTCAAACGCAGCCCGAGAGAGAGGCCCTCAGTCAGCAGCATACTGGACAAACCTTTCCTGACCTGTAGGATAGAGAGGTTCCTTACACCACAG ATCATTGCTCAGGAATTCTGCCATACTTTTCTTCACAAGCAGCCTAAAATGGGTGTGGTGCAGGGGCCACCAG CTAAGCGTCCCGCCCCTGGCTCCATACCACTCACTCCAGCCCAGAAGATTACCAAACCAGCCAGCAAATATGGAGTGCCTTTAACTGTGAGGAAGGTGTCTGatgcagccaaaaagccagcATCGAGGAAACTAGGTGTAAAGCATAAAGCG GATGGCATCCGAAAGAAAAGGATGGAGCTGACCGCGAAAGAACGAAAACAGAGAGAGCAG ATGTTCCTGTTGAACGCGGAGCAAATGAAGAGAtatgaaaaggaaaag ATCAATCGTATAAACCAAGCCAGAGAACAAGGCTGGAAGCATGTTTTGAGTTCTAGTGGAGGCAGCAGCCCAGAGAGGAAG TGTTTTGTTGGTGCTGGAAAGAGGGCTGTCCCAAGCTCTGTTCAGGGTCCTACTCCAGCCTGTCTTCCAAGTAAAACCCCATACGAACACTACCATGCTGCGCTGGACCAAATGGCTAAACCACAGCCTAAAGTCATCAGCAGAGAGGGATCCTCAGCGGGACCAGGCAGTCCCATTCG AGGTGTACCGGCTGCTGCTGGCCCAGTGCTGACCAATGGCCAGGCTCGACTCCTAAACCCCAGTATAATCAAGAGGGAACTGCAGAGGCTGCAGCATGTATCTAAACCAGCCCATGTTAGTAG GCCGCGTGGTCATGCTGCTGCTGGACGAGCCTATCAAGTTGAGGAGTTTTTACAGCGTAAGAGAGAAGCCATGCTCAACAAAGTTCGCGCTGAGGGACAGCTG GGTACTCGTCAAAACCTGGCAGCAATCTATGGAAGCCGGGCTGGTTCGATTTGGTGCAGGAGACCCAAAGCcaacaaagaggaggag GAGTACTTGTCGAGACTGAGGCAGATCCGCTTGCAGAACTTCAATGAGCGTCAGCAGATCAAAGCCAGACTCAGAGGAGAGAAG tATGACAGTGATGGTTCTGACAGCCAGGAGTCGAGCGAGGAAGCAGAGCTCAGGAGAAAGAAGATAGAAGCTTTAAAA GCCCAAGCAAATGCACGTGCTGCTGTTCTGAGAGAGCAActagagaagaagaggaaagaagcatttgagagagaaaagagagccTGGGAGGACCAT CTTGCAGCTCGGGGGGTGAAGGTTGGCATGGCAGCAGGCAACGTAGAGGCGGtggcagcagtagcagcagtatCTCCTACCTCTGACAGTCCACTTCCACAGACCAGTCCCTCTCAGCCAGACCCAGCTGCCAAAGCTCCAGTCCTGCCTGCAACCAAACCCTCCACTCCAGCTATATCTATGACCGCTGCCCTGAAGAATGTCGGAGCA ATGACTCCACTAAAAGAAACGTTGGCCGAGCCTGAGACTGATACTGTCATCCAG AGTGAGAAAAAGCAAATTCTACGCAGACTTAACCAGAACCTAAAAGCCCAGAGCCcagtggaggagctggagaagtCACTGCCAGTCCCTGCAGAACCAATTCCCCCTCCCCACCAGAACCAGTCCAACACAGAGAAATGCCCCTCTTCAAACGGAGACCGGAAGAAGTGGGATGCAGCAGAACTGCCTGTACTTCCTGTGGCTCAGCAAACCTTAGAGGAAACCATAACTATAGCAA CTACCTCAGCGCCCTCGGAATATCGACCATCCTCTGGTGAAGACCGGAAGAAATGGGAGGCAGGAGGAGTTCCACTTGTCCTCTCTGTAGCCCAACAAACACTGGAGGAGACATGCATCAGGACCATCG AGCAAACCGTGGGTGAAGTTATACCGATGGGTAGGCTACAGGATGAAGCTCCTAGGAAGGTGTGGAGAGCAAGTCCAGACTCTCAGGTGCTAAGACTACTTCAGGAAGCAGAGCTTCAGCCTCTCACCCAGCAGCTGGAGAGTGTCAACATCTGGGGGGAAGAGTTTTCCAGCCCTG ATAAGCCAAGCATGACAGCAGCAGCTGAGATTTTGAAGATGCCTAAAGAAGCTTTGCCTTCTAAGCCAACACCGCCTGCTAGGGTTCCAAGTCCAGAGGTCCAGAGGGAGAGTGAGGACTCCACAGAGGCCTCGCATCAGGAAATGTCTGTGGCCGGTGCTGTAGAAAGAGTGACACTGCCACCCAACCTCACTGAGATTCAGG ATCCAGCAGACATGGAGTCCCTGGTTTTGGAAGAGACACCTAAACAGGCCTCACAACCCCCAGCTGGTGTGCAGCAGGCATGGGAGCATGAAGCCCAGCAGCCAAT GCCACCAGAGGGTGGTACAACACTAGCAGCCACTAAGGATGTTGAGAAAAGTGCAGAGAAACCAACTGAATCTTCTG GTTTCACACAAAGTGAGGAGCCCATGTTTATAAAGTTGTGTTCCCCGGCCCACCGACGCACTGCTGCCCTTGCACTCCTCTCAGCCCAGTCTTCCATGGATgaatcctcctcctctctggccTCTCGCTCACGCTCGGTCTCTCCTTTGCGCTCCAAACACCACAACGCCCTCCTCATTGGTCTCTCAACGGGAATGTTTGATGCCAATAACCCCAAG ATGCTGCGGACATGCTCTCTCCCAGACCTCAGTCGTCTCTTCAGCCCTCAGCAGGACTCTGCAGGGGCGAGTGATGCTATTGTTGCCCCAGACAACTTGGAAATCGAGGACCTGGAGGATGCAGCTAAAGATGACGACCAGTCAGAGACCGAAGA TGCATATGAGGATGAAGACTTGCGGGACATTCGGGCCTCTATGGAGAGACTGCTCCAAGAAGAGGGCGACCTAATGAGGAACACTCCAGAGGTTGGTGCAGGAGACTTTAATGGGAACCGCCCAGACAGCGAAGACCAAGTACTGTTCAACAGGATAGCAGCTGAGATCGATCAGGACAACAATCAGATGGCTGTAGATGATGACGACGACGACAacgatgaagaggaggaggaagaggaggaagaagaaggcgaggaggaggaggatgatgaggatgaggaatGCTCTAATGGGAGTCCTGGCGATGAGGAAGCAGAGGAGCTGCTCACTAACGGTGTGGGAGAGGGTACCCACAGTAATAACAGCCTGCTCAATGAGGAGTGGCAGTCAG ATGGCAGCGGAGAGGACCAGGGCGGAGAGGCTGCGCATCATGACAGCATCTTCAGTCGTCTGGAAGAACTTCGCTTCAATCTGGAGCAGCAGATGGGCTTTGAGAAGTTCATCGAGGCTTACAATAAGATTAAG GCTATGCATGAAGACGAAGATGAGAATATTGACCTGGGCTCCAGTTTTGTCTTAAGCATTCTGGGAACTGAGCACCAACATCTGTATCCCAACATCCTTCATCTAGTGATGGCAGATGGCGCATACCAAGAAG